TCCGACCCTATTGATCGCCACCACCAATGCCGGCAAGGTCCGTGAGTTCGCACAGCTGCTCGGAGACCTGCCGCTGCGGCTGCGGTCGTTGACGGATTTACCGCTGGCCCCGGCGGTGCCCGAGGACGGGCTCACCTATGCGGCGAATGCCGTCGCCAAGGCGGTGACGATCTCCCGCTGGAGCGGCTGTGCCACCCTGGCGGACGACTCCGGTCTCGAGGTTGATGCCCTCCGGGGAGCGCCGGGCATGCATTCGGCGCGCCATGCGGGTGCGGCACAGGACAACCGGGCCAATATCCATAAACTGCTGGAAGAGCTGAGAGATGTCCCGCCGGTTGAACGGACGGCACGCTTCCGCTGCGTCATCGTCGTGGCGACTCCAGACGGCGCCACGCTGACCGCCGAGGGTTCGTGCGCAGGCCGCATCATCGAGGTCTCCCGCGGCAGCGGCGGGTTCGGCTACGACCCGGTGTTTCTGTATGCGCCTCTTGAACGGACATTTGCCGAGATACCGGCGGCAGTGAAGAATCGCATCAGCCATCGAGCCGGGGCGTGCGCCGGGCTGCGCCGCGACCTGATCCACTTCTTGTCAGCCCATGCGGCGGCGTGCGCCGGCTGCCGGCTCGATTGATTTGAGAACCACGCTTTGTTACCTAGCCACCACCTCGTGCTGCGAGGTGTCTGGTCCGGGTGCTGTTTGCGTCGAGTGGCCGAGACGCGTAGACCTGACGAGACGGAGTTCAGC
This window of the Candidatus Binatia bacterium genome carries:
- the rdgB gene encoding RdgB/HAM1 family non-canonical purine NTP pyrophosphatase encodes the protein MSLPTLLIATTNAGKVREFAQLLGDLPLRLRSLTDLPLAPAVPEDGLTYAANAVAKAVTISRWSGCATLADDSGLEVDALRGAPGMHSARHAGAAQDNRANIHKLLEELRDVPPVERTARFRCVIVVATPDGATLTAEGSCAGRIIEVSRGSGGFGYDPVFLYAPLERTFAEIPAAVKNRISHRAGACAGLRRDLIHFLSAHAAACAGCRLD